In Chrysoperla carnea chromosome 2, inChrCarn1.1, whole genome shotgun sequence, the following proteins share a genomic window:
- the LOC123292535 gene encoding uncharacterized protein LOC123292535, whose translation MYIIMVFSKCILIICMINIHNASGFNFIEENVTLTIDQGTLVGKKSADYWNTSSFYSFEGIPYAKPPIGVLRFKAPQPAEPWSGIYNATQVRPICPQISSPMFEFDKNKNLEQSENCLYLSVHTKMSPQLLPVMVWIHGGGFEFGSIFEDTYGPELLMTQNVTLVKIQYRMTVFGFLGIDDPKYEIHGNAGFKDQVLALKWIQKNIHHFGGDPNQVTIFGESAGAAAVHLLYLSPSTKGLFHRAIAQSGAATVPWVTSPNNYPELAKALECNSENLNEIVKCINSTSMDGILAGHKIMTQNEELNEEMRVGEVVKFNSFTIEQEKNSNSFLTEHPDVIMENGKFNKLPLIMGYATQEGYLCINPDNLSPNFTDSRKLIPRDILDLKTIDLESEEAYQLGNKIQEFYYGNQTPSWDPSTFPALINYLTDIYILKKMYQSAKIQSIVADTVPIYFYNFDYYTKLNGIQTLPVVTHFDDILYLFNVKNRTEGILNPNSLNGNTSEYVGLQRMIKLWTTFATSKTADPNPIDDPLLDVKWLPIQPNKFHYLKISENLELKENPAEERMRFWEKIHEDYGKRKLLKILYTVLWVTAKHECGSNLVNEKISVTIDQGTLFGKKSLDYWNGTFYSFEGIPYAKPPIGELRFKSPKPAEKWSGIYDATKLRPVCPQLPSPVISIEGMEQNENCLFVNVHSKMSKELKPVMVWFFGGGLQRGSIFESRYGPELLLSEDIVLVKVSHRLNIFGFLRIDDPKYGIHGNMGFKDQVLALKWIQKNIQNFGGDPNQVTIFGESSGGASVNLLCLSPLAKGLFHRAIIQSGSAESFYLTTPKKFTDITTSVNCTSKNLHETVKCINESSTEYLINGLKALGNELSYNEILNITQRFDSTILTIEKKYPNSFLYKQPEDIVKTGQFKAVPIIMGFTSDESAGAARNYFFPPNFTDYRVLIPSDIKIDLQSADAFNLGNQIKEVYYGKQTPSYELIDPLIEYLTDLMVLQKMYKYAKLLSKTATVYFYEFNYYTKLNPQQNTPRKYITHASDVPYLFYQKGVTPENMDNSSEEYIAIHRMIKLWTTFAKTGNPNPVNDPLLNVKWLPLEPNNFIYLKISQNLELKLNPAENRMKFWEKIYRHFEGIPYAKPPIGELRFKSPKLAAKWSGIYDATKLRPVCPQIVFSSIVGMEQNEDCLFVNVHSKMSIELKPVMVWFFEGRLQQGSIFESRYGPELLLSEDIVLVKVSFRLNIFGFLKDDPMYGVHGNMGFKDQVLALKWIQRNIHYFGGDRDLVTIFGEGAGGTSVSLLCLSPLTKGLFHRAIIQSGSPESVWLDTPKKYSHITIPKMLHQNINCSNAVKCINESTTESVISDVKQLDQMKSIDKIFNITHIPSSVLTIEQNCPNSFLSEEPEKILKSGNFTKVPIIMGFTSDEGACSQENYFVPRNFTDSRLLIPKDINIGIESEAAFDLGNKIKEVYYGNQTPSNQLIDPFIEYLTDLKYLTKIYKYAKLFSESTPVYFYEFNYYTKLNQYSSPKYISHGFDLPYLFFNKCVMPENMDNSSEEYIAIHRMLKLWTTFAKTGNPNPIVFSKNNKLPKVIINWSMLLKLVINRAYPSITLLFNNSAFKMPTLFYSTIFCSVLWLATRAECYSNFIKENVTLTIDQGTLVGKKSLDYWNEAFYSFEGIPFAKPQIGELRFKAPKSAGKWSGIYDATKLRPVCPQVLKPFIWIQGMEQNEDCLFVNVHSKMSKKLKPVMVWFYGGGLQWGSIFESKYGPEFLVSEDIVLVKAAYRLNIFGFLKIDDPKYGIHGNAGFKDQVLALKWIQKNIHHFGGDPNQVTIFGESSGGASVNLLCLSPLAKGLFHRAIMQSGSAEDITLVTPKKYTDIVAPLNCTTNKFHKIVKCINQSSTENLINGLEVLEGKVYYNEVLNISELFEFSTVTIERKSHNSFLTETPDRIAKTGNFNKVPILMGFNTDEMAYLATDYFIPPNFTDYRVLIPGDIKIDLACDEAIDLGKKIKEVYYGSQTPSNELIDPFIEYLTDLWILEKMYKYAKLFSKTTPVYFYEFNYYTKLNSKEGTPRKYIYHADELPYLFYQKGATPENMDKNSEEYIAIHRMIKLWTTFAKTGNPNPINDPLLNVKWLPVQLKKFNYLKISQNLELKQNPAEKRMKFWEKIYNY comes from the exons atgtatataataatggtATTTTCAAAGTGTATTTTAATT atttgtATGATAAATATTCATAACGCTAGTGGATTCAATTTTATAGAAGAAAATGTGACTCTAACAATTGATCAAGGCACATTAGTTGGAAAAAAGTCAGCCGATTATTGGAATACAAGTTCATTCTACAGTTTTGAAGGAATACCATACGCAAAACCACCCATAGGCGTATTACGATTTAAAGCACCCCAGCCGGCAGAACCTTGGTCTGGAATTTACAATGCTACACAAGTACGACCCATTTGCCCTCAAATTAGCAGTCCAATGTTTGAATTtgataagaataaaaatctGGAGCAAAGTGAAAATTGCCTATATTTAAGTGTTCAtacaaaaatg TCACCGCAATTACTTCCAGTAATGGTTTGGATTCATGGTGGTGGATTCGAATTCGGTAGTATATTTGAAGACACATATGGTCCAGAATTATTGATGACCCAGAATGTCACTttagtaaaaatacaatatcGTATGACTGTTTTCg GTTTTTTAGGCATTGATGATCCTAAATATGAAATTCATGGTAACGCGGGGTTTAAAGATCAAGTTTTAGCATTaaaatggatacaaaaaaatatccatCATTTTGGTGGTGATCCAAATCAAGTGACAATTTTTGGTGAAAGTGCAGGTGCAGCAGCAGTACATTTGTTGTATTTATCACCATCAACAAAAGGCTTGTTTCATCGTGCAATAGCTCAAAGTGGTGCCGCAACTGTACCTTGGGTGACATCACCTAATAACTATCCTGAATTAGCTAAGGCGTTGGAGTgtaattcagaaaatttaaacGAAATTGTCAAGTGTATTAACAGTACATCTATGGATGGAATTCTTGCTGGCCAcaaaataatgacccaaaatgAGGAATTAAATGAG GAAATGAGAGTTGGAGAAGTCGTTAAATTCAATAGCTTTACAATTGagcaagaaaaaaattcaaacagttTTTTAACAGAACATCCTgatgttattatggaaaatgGCAAGTTCAATAAGTTACCGTTAATTATGGGTTATGCAACACAAGAAGGTTACTTATGTATAAATCCTGACAATTTAAGTCCAAACTTTACCGATTCACGGAAACTAATACCAAGAGATATACTCGATCTAAAAACAATCGATCTAGAATCAGAAGAAGCTTATCAATTGGGTAATAAAattcaagaattttattatggtaATCAAACACCATCTTGGGATCCGTCTACATTTCCGGCTTTAATAAAT tacttaactgatatatatattttgaaaaaaatgtatcaaagcGCTAAGATACAATCAATTGTTGCTGATACCGTTCCAATATATTTCTACAATTTTGATTACTACACCAAATTAAATGGAATTCAAACACTACCAGTTGTGACACATTTTGAcgacattttgtatttattcaatGTAAAGAATCGTACGGAAGGAATTTTGAATCCAAATTCTTTAAATGGAAATACTTCGGAATATGTTGGATTACAACGCATGATAAAATTATGGACAACATTTGCAACATCTAAAACTGCAGATCCAAATCCTATTGATGATCCTTTATTAGATGTTAAATGGTTACCAATTCAACcaaacaaatttcattatttaaaaatttctgaaaatcttGAGTTAAAAGAAAATCCCGCTGAAGAACGTATGagattttgggaaaaaattcatGAGGATTATGGCAAAAGaaaacttcttaaa aTTTTGTATACTGTACTGTGGGTGACTGCAAAACATGAATGCGGTTCAAATTTGGTTAACGAAAAGATTAGCGTAACAATTGATCAAGGGACATTATTTGGGAAAAAATCATTAGATTATTGGAATGgaacattttatagttttgaaggaATACCATATGCAAAACCACCAATTGGTGAATTACGATTCAAATCACCAAAACCAGCTGAAAAATGGTCGGGTATTTATGATGCCACAAAACTAAGACCTGTTTGCCCACAACTTCCAAGCCCAGTCATTTCAATTGAGGGTAtggaacaaaatgaaaattgctTATTTGTAAATGTTCATTCGAAAATG tCAAAAGAATTAAAACCAGTAATGGTGTGGTTTTTTGGAGGTGGACTGCAACGGGGCAGTATATTTGAATCCCGATATGGTCCAGAATTACTTTTATCTGAAGATATAGTTTTAGTGAAAGTATCACATcgcttaaatatttttg GTTTTTTAAGGATTGATGATCCGAAATATGGTATTCACGGTAATATGGGTTTCAAAGATCAAGTTTTGGCATTaaaatggatacaaaaaaatattcaaaattttggagGTGATCCTAACCAAGTTACAATTTTTGGTGAAAGTTCTGGTGGTGCTTCTGTTAATTTGTTATGTTTATCCCCATTAGCTAAAGGATTATTTCATCGAGCTATTATACAAAGTGGTTCAGCAGAATCTTTCTATTTAACTACACCAAAGAAATTTACTGACATAACTACATCTGTAAATTGTACTtcgaaaaatttacatgaaacTGTTAAATGTATTAACGAGAGTTCTACAGAATACCTAATAAATGGGCTGAAAGCGTTAGGCAATGAATTATCTTACAATGAg attcttAATATAACTCAGCGTTTTGATTCTACTATTCTGACaattgaaaagaaatatccGAATAGCTTTTTATACAAACAACCAGAAGACattgtaaaaactggacaattTAAAGCAGTTCCAATTATAATGGGTTTCACTAGCGATGAAAGTGCAGGTGCAGCCAGAAATTACTTTTTCCCACCCAATTTTACGGATTATAGAGTTCTTATTCCTTCAGATATCAAAATAGATTTACAATCTGCTGACGCTTTTAATTtaggaaatcaaataaaagaagTATATTATGGAAAACAAACACCCTCGTACGAGTTAATTGATCCTTTAATTGAA tatttaaccGATTTAATGgttttgcaaaaaatgtataaatatgcaAAGTTATTATCAAAAACTGCAACGGTCTACTTTTATGAATTCAATTACTACACAAAATTAAATCCACAACAAAATACACCAAGAAAATATATAACTCATGCAAGTGATGtgccatatttattttatcagaaaGGTGTAACGCCTGAAAATATGGATAATAGTTCTGAAGAGTACATAGCAATTCATCGTATGATTAAACTATGGACTACATTTGCTAAAACTGGAAATCCCAATCCAGTAAATGATCccttattaaatgttaaatggCTACCACTTGAAccaaataactttatttatttgaaaatttcacaaaatttagaattaaaacTTAATCCAGCCGAAAACCGTATGAagttttgggaaaaaatatatAGGCA ctttgAAGGAATACCATATGCAAAACCACCAATTGGCGAACTGCGATTTAAATCACCAAAACTAGCTGCAAAATGGTCGGGTATTTATGATGCCACAAAACTTAGACCTGTTTGTCCGCAAATTGTATTTTCTTCTATTGTGGGAATGGAACAGAATGAAgattgtttatttgtaaatgttCATTCCAAAATG tCAATAGAATTAAAGCCTGTAATGGTGTGGTTTTTTGAAGGTAGGCTTCAACAAGGTAGTATATTTGAATCTCGATATGGTCCTGAATTACTTTTATCAGAAGATATAGTTTTGGTTAAAGTATCATTCcgcttaaatatttttg GCTTTTTAAAGGATGATCCTATGTATGGTGTTCATGGTAACATGGGTTTCAAGGATCAAGTTTTAGCATTAAAATGGATCCAAAGAAATATTCACTACTTTGGGGGAGATCGTGATCTAGTTACAATTTTTGGAGAAGGTGCAGGTGGTACTTCTGTTAGTTTATTATGTTTATCGCCATTAACCAAGGGATTATTCCATAGAGCTATTATACAAAGTGGTTCACCAGAATCTGTTTGGTTAGatacaccaaaaaaatattcgcATATAACTATACCTAAAATGTTGCATCAAAACATAAATTGTAGCAACGCCGTTAAGTGTATTAATGAAAGTACTACAGAAAGTGTTATAAGCGACGTAAAGCAATTAGATCAAATGAAGTCTATCGATAAG atttttaacATAACTCATATTCCATCTAGTGTTCTTACAATCGAACAAAACTGCCCTAATAGCTTTTTATCAGAAGAaccagaaaaaattttgaaaagtggtAACTTTACTAAAGTTCCAATTATAATGGGTTTTACCAGTGATGAAGGTGCATGTTCCCAAGAAAACTATTTTGTCCCACGGAATTTCACAGATAGTAGACTTCTTATTCCCAAAGATATTAATATAGGTATAGAATCTGAAGCTGCTTTTGATTTAggaaacaaaattaaagaagTATATTATGGAAATCAAACACCATCGAACCAGCTAATTGATCCGTTCATAGAG tacttAACTGATTTGAAGTATTTgaccaaaatttataaatatgcaaaattattttcggaaAGTACGCCAGTGTATTTCTATGAATTCAATTACtacacaaaattaaatcaatactcGTCACCAAAATATATAAGTCATGGATTTGATCtaccttatttattttttaacaaatgtgTAATGCCAGAAAATATGGACAACAGTTCTGAAGAATACATAGCAATTCATCGTATGCTTAAATTATGGACTACATTTGCAAAAACTGGAAATCCTAATCCA ATAGTGTTTTCAAAGAATAACAAACTTCCCAAAGTGATCATTAACTGGTCAATGTTATTGAAGTTAGTTATAAATAGAGCTTATCCATCAATtactttactttttaataatagtgCGTTTAAAATGCCAACATTGTTTTACTCTACG attTTCTGTAGTGTTTTATGGTTGGCCACTCGGGCAgaatgttattcaaattttattaaagaaaatgtcACTCTAACCATCGACCAAGGAACCTTGGTTGGTAAAAAATCATTAGATTATTGGAATGAAGcgttttatagttttgaaggaATTCCCTTTGCAAAGCCACAAATTGGTGAATTGAGATTCAAAGCACCAAAATCAGCTGGAAAATGGTCTGGAATTTATGATGCTACAAAACTAAGACCTGTTTGCCCACAAGTTTTAAAGCCATTTATTTGGATTCAGGGGATGGAACAGAATGAAGATTGTCTTTTTGTAAACGTTCattcaaaaatg tcaAAAAAGTTGAAACCTGTAATGGTCTGGTTTTATGGAGGTGGATTACAATGGGGAAGTATATTTGAATCGAAATACGGACCAGAGTTTCTTGTATCAGAAGATATTGTTTTAGTTAAAGCAGCTTatcgattaaatatttttg GCTTCTTAAAGATTGATGATCCAAAATATGGTATTCATGGCAATGCAGGTTTCAAAGATCAAGTGTTAGCTCTAAAatggattcaaaaaaatatacatcattTTGGAGGTGATCCTAACCAAGTTACAATTTTTGGTGAAAGTTCAGGTGGTGCCTCTGTTAACTTGTTATGTTTATCACCTTTAGCTAAAGGATTGTTTCATCGTGCCATAATGCAAAGTGGATCAGCAGAAGATATCACTTTAGTCACGCCTAAAAAGTATACGGATATAGTTGCACCCTTAAACTGCACTACGAATAAGTTCCATAAAATTGTCAAATGTATTAACCAAAGTTCAACCGAAAATCTAATAAACGGTTTGGAAGTTTTAGAAGGAAAAGTTTATTACAATGAAGTGCTTAACATATCTGAACTTTTCGAATTTAGTACTGTCACAATTGAAAGAAAAAGTCATAACAGTTTCTTGACGGAAACACCAGATCGCATTGCGAAAACAGGAAATTTTAACAAAGTTCCTATTTTGATGGGTTTCAATACCGATGAGATGGCATATTTAGCCACAGATTATTTTATTCCACCAAATTTCACAGATTATAGAGTTCTTATACCGGGagatataaaaatagatttagcATGTGATGAGGCTATAGATTTAGGCAAAAAGATTAAAGAAGTGTATTATGGAAGTCAAACACCATCAAATGAACTAATTGATCCATTCATAGAA tatttaactGACTTATGGATTCTGGAAAAAATGTATAagtatgcaaaattattttcaaaaactactccagtctatttttatgaattcaattactatacaaaattaaattcaaaagaaggaacgccaagaaaatatatttatcatgcAGATGAGctaccatatttattttatcaaaaaggcGCAACGCCTGAAAATATGGATAAGAATTCTGAAGAATATATAGCAATTCATCGTATGATTAAATTATGGACTACATTTGCGAAAACTGGAAATCCAAATCCGATAAACGATCCATTATTGAATGTTAAATGGCTACCAGTTCAGTTAAAgaagtttaattatttgaaaatatcacaaaatttagaattaaaacAGAATCCAGCCGAAAAACGTATGaagttttgggaaaaaatttataattattga
- the LOC123291805 gene encoding para-nitrobenzyl esterase-like, which yields MSTLFYCSIFSVLWMVTRIECYDNFIEENVTLTIEQGTLFGKKSLDYWNGTFYSFEGIPYAKPPIGELRFKSPKLAAKWSGIYDATKLRPVCPQIVFSSIVGMEQNEDCLFVNVHSKMSIELKPVMVWFFEGRLQQGSIFESRYGPELLLSEDIVLVKVSFRLNIFGFLKDDPMYGVHGNMGFKDQVLALKWIQRNIHYFGGDRDLVTIFGEGAGGTSVSLLCLSPLTKGLFHRAIIQSGSPESVWLDTPKKYSHITIPKMLHQNINCSNAVKCINESTTESVISDVKQLDQMKSIDKIFNITHIPSSVLTIEQNCPNSFLSEEPEKILKSGNFTKVPIIMGFTSDEGACSQENYFVPRNFTDSRLLIPKDINIGIESEAAFDLGNKIKEVYYGNQTPSNQLIDPFIEYLTDLKYLTKIYKYAKLFSESTPVYFYEFNYYTKLNQYSSPKYISHGFDLPYLFFNKCVMPENMDNSSEEYIAIHRMLKLWTTFAKTGNPNPVNDPLLNVKWLPIESNKFNYLKISQNLEMKQNPAENRMKFWEQIYKQYGIRNRYIRSIRRVNRRAICINPWERSYEQ from the exons ATGtcaacattattttattgttcg ATCTTTAGCGTGTTATGGATGGTAACTCGAATAGAATGTTACGATAATTTTATAGAAGAAAATGTCACATTAACTATCGAACAAGGAACATTATTTGGGAAAAAATCATTAGATTATTGGAAtggaacattttatagctttgAAGGAATACCATATGCAAAACCACCAATTGGCGAACTGCGATTTAAATCACCAAAACTAGCTGCAAAATGGTCGGGTATTTATGATGCCACAAAACTTAGACCTGTTTGTCCGCAAATTGTATTTTCTTCTATTGTGGGAATGGAACAGAATGAAgattgtttatttgtaaatgttCATTCCAAAATG tCAATAGAATTAAAGCCTGTAATGGTGTGGTTTTTTGAAGGTAGGCTTCAACAAGGTAGTATATTTGAATCTCGATATGGTCCTGAATTACTTTTATCAGAAGATATAGTTTTGGTTAAAGTATCATTCcgcttaaatatttttg GCTTTTTAAAGGATGATCCTATGTATGGTGTTCATGGTAACATGGGTTTCAAGGATCAAGTTTTAGCATTAAAATGGATCCAAAGAAATATTCACTACTTTGGGGGAGATCGTGATCTAGTTACAATTTTTGGAGAAGGTGCAGGTGGTACTTCTGTTAGTTTATTATGTTTATCGCCATTAACCAAGGGATTATTCCATAGAGCTATTATACAAAGTGGTTCACCAGAATCTGTTTGGTTAGatacaccaaaaaaatattcgcATATAACTATACCTAAAATGTTGCATCAAAACATAAATTGTAGCAACGCCGTTAAGTGTATTAATGAAAGTACTACAGAAAGTGTTATAAGCGACGTAAAGCAATTAGATCAAATGAAGTCTATCGATAAG atttttaacATAACTCATATTCCATCTAGTGTTCTTACAATCGAACAAAACTGCCCTAATAGCTTTTTATCAGAAGAaccagaaaaaattttgaaaagtggtAACTTTACTAAAGTTCCAATTATAATGGGTTTTACCAGTGATGAAGGTGCATGTTCCCAAGAAAACTATTTTGTCCCACGGAATTTCACAGATAGTAGACTTCTTATTCCCAAAGATATTAATATAGGTATAGAATCTGAAGCTGCTTTTGATTTAggaaacaaaattaaagaagTATATTATGGAAATCAAACACCATCGAACCAGCTAATTGATCCGTTCATAGAG tacttAACTGATTTGAAGTATTTgaccaaaatttataaatatgcaaaattattttcggaaAGTACGCCAGTGTATTTCTATGAATTCAATTACtacacaaaattaaatcaatactcGTCACCAAAATATATAAGTCATGGATTTGATCtaccttatttattttttaacaaatgtgTAATGCCAGAAAATATGGACAACAGTTCTGAAGAATACATAGCAATTCATCGTATGCTTAAATTATGGACTACATTTGCAAAAACTGGAAATCCTAATCCAGTAAATGATCCATTATTGAATGTGAAATGGTTACCAattgaatcaaataaatttaattatttgaaaatatcacaaaatttagaaatgaaaCAAAATCCAGCTGAAAATCGTATGAAATTTTGGGagcaaatatataaacaatatggTATAAGAAATAGGTATATAAGATCTATACGCCGTGTGAATCGACGAGCGATATGTATTAACCCTTGGGAAAGGAGTTATGAGCAATAA
- the LOC123292536 gene encoding cocaine esterase-like has translation MLRFILNFIFNSVLKMCTFYQFMILLWMAAQTECYLNFIKENVTLTIDQGMLFGKKSLDYSNEIFYSFIGIPFAKPPIGELRFKAPKPAEKWSGIYDATKLRPICPQTILSEKNVFKIEGLEHNENCLFINIHSKMSSQLKPVMVYITGGAFLYGSIFESRYGPEFLVSNDIVLVLPAHRLNIFGFLAIDDPKYGIHGNMGFKDQVLSLKWIQKNIHHFGGDPKQVTIVGESSGALSAYVLCLSPLAKGLFHRAILESPVMGNILRKTEATSFMEITTPLNCSTKNWNEIVKCINESSTENLLIGLEELLEKKIFYNEILNSSKTCKITFFTMNPFTIEKKNHNSFLSEQPESIMKKGKFYKVSMMMGCDTNDMAVFRHDYLFPLNFTDYRVLIPVDIKIDLASDEAFELGKQIKQAYYGNQTPSNELIDPFLEYVTDLWVVKNTYKYAKVFSKTTPVYFYEFNYHTNLITRPGRYVEHADEIPYLFYENGTTPENMKETSEEYIGIHRMTKLWTNFVKTGNPNSVNDPLLNVKWLPIESNKFNYLKISSNLELKENPPGKHMKFWEDIYKEYNSN, from the exons atgttacgTTTCAtccttaattttatatttaatagtgTATTGAAAATGTGCACCTTCTACCAATTCATG aTTCTCTTATGGATGGCTGCTCAGACAGAAtgttacttaaattttattaaagaaaatgtcACATTAACCATTGATCAAGGAATGCTATTTGGTAAAAAATCTCTAGATTATTCAAATGAAATCTTTTATAGCTTTATAGGTATACCATTTGCAAAGCCACCAATTGGTGAATTACGATTTAAAGCACCAAAACCAGCTGAAAAATGGTCTGGTATTTATGATGCGACAAAATTGAGACCTATTTGTCCACAAACTatattaagtgaaaaaaatgtatttaaaattgagggTCTAGAACACAATGAGaattgcttatttataaatattcattcaaaaatg TCAAGTCAATTGAAGCCGGTTATGGTTTATATTACTGGAGGTGCATTTTTATATGGAAGTATATTTGAATCCCGATATGGTCCCGAATTTCTTGTATCAAACGATATTGTTTTAGTATTGCCAGCACatcgtttaaatatttttg GTTTTTTAGCGATTGATGATCCAAAATATGGTATTCATGGTAATATGGGTTTCAAAGACCaagttttatcattaaaatggattcaaaaaaatattcatcattttGGAGGTGATCCCAAACAAGTTACCATTGTTGGTGAAAGTTCAGGTGCTCTTTCTGCTTATGTGCTGTGCTTGTCACCTTTAGCTAAAGGCTTGTTTCATCGGGCTATACTTGAAAGTCCTGTCATGGGAAATATATTACGTAAGACAGAGGCAACTAGTTTTATGGAGATAACTACACCATTAAATTGCAGTACGAAAAATTGGAACGAAATTGTCAAATGTATCAATGAAAGTTCAACTGAAAATCTTTTAATTGGTTTGGAggaacttttagaaaaaaaaatattttacaatgag attCTCAATTCATCTAAGActtgcaaaataacttttttcacaaTGAACCCTTTcacaattgagaaaaaaaatcataacagTTTTTTATCAGAACAACCAGAGAGCATtatgaaaaaaggaaaattttacaaagtatCAATGATGATGGGTTGTGACACGAACGATATGGCGGTTTTTAGGCACGATTACCTTTTCCCACTAAATTTCACAGATTATAGAGTTCTAATACCTGTAgatattaaaatagatttagCATCCGATGAAGCATTTGAGTtaggaaaacaaataaaacaagcaTATTATGGAAACCAGACACCATCAAATGAATTAATTGATCCATTCCTAGAA tacgTAACAGATCTGTGGGTTGTAAAAAACACGTACAAATATGCGAAAGTATTTTCCAAAACTACACCAGTCTACTTTTATGAATTCAATTATCACACAAATTTAATAACGCGACCAGGAAGATACGTAGAGCATGCGGATGAGATTCCATATTTGTTTTATGAGAATGGAACAACGccagaaaatatgaaagaaacTTCTGAAGAATATATAGGAATTCATCGTATGACAAAATTATGgactaattttgttaaaactggTAATCCGAATTCAGTAAATGATCCGTTATTGAATGTGAAATGGTTACCAattgaatcaaataaatttaattatttaaaaatttcatcaaatttagaattaaaagaaaatccaCCGGGAAAGCATATGAAATTTTGGGaagatatttataaagaatataattcCAACTAG